Proteins co-encoded in one Plasmodium sp. gorilla clade G2 genome assembly, chromosome: 9 genomic window:
- a CDS encoding BSD-domain protein, putative, whose protein sequence is MYSLWKEVSDQIKKKAEDLNNSIQELNINNTSLIKNNNDCNKNENVNENNPDRSFRDSIQDKLNLLNNKYINKDFSELQYYNDKFMSGFNNIKKMVGDIYKDKLNNLNINEDDSKKKKICLSSIVPWKKADVMISKIYRKKYDQGFPLNLPDPYINKQVYERILKLNTDRNKILHTNILENYNFNWNKKKDQSEQIMNEDHNLINTKNFLVPYYMSEMQFWKSYFFNIDIIYNEIADDIFDNKFNILDNYPTTKIMNNDICKDHVKDNTFTEKKNEHTENKNSYPDDKNSYLENKNSYLENKHSYLENKNSYPENKNSYLENKNSYPHNEQKTNEINPKNNYNIKIKNTMISKPNDQNKDHPFLNDEEYCSEINKHINNEEKHFINKEKEYNSCAVLKDVSIKNKDENIKNDFITNENVDDEKNNNNLYDSNSITSYEDVYMKKTNINGIKIYMDNDIYMDLSEKSNNFKNILNNTKKTYDKNNGDDNKINYDNYVNNTDDILFFSNNGEQSENKLNEASKYTNIKEDNEQNICPSDSNIYLKDMSNIKIKNNDFQKISEFNTKFLDEISEANRSVNELEEPKSDFFDSSNINKEFNDINDSKMIYTKNDIINKNINPLDVQNLINISETIEENKDEKNEEKNEEIINEEKDEKEDSNSDNILSNKNNIYVHHNINVEIDTKREEELFVSDHLKNDTDDIVKKDDINLDVLNLVDNMEFDIDENKFNKEELEQFEKDILNM, encoded by the coding sequence ATGTATTCACTTTGGAAGGAAGTAAGTGatcaaattaaaaagaagGCGGAAGATCTAAATAACAGTATTcaagaattaaatataaataatacttctttaataaaaaataataatgattgcaataaaaatgaaaatgtaaatgaaaataatccCGATCGTAGTTTTAGGGATAGTATACAAGATAAATTaaatcttttaaataataaatatataaataaagactTTTCAGAATTACAATACtataatgataaatttaTGAGCggatttaataatattaagaaaatGGTAGGAGATATttataaagataaattaaataatctaaatataaatgaagatgattccaaaaaaaaaaaaatttgtttatCAAGTATTGTCCCATGGAAAAAAGCTGATGTCATGATATCCAAAATTTATAGAAAGAAATATGATCAAGGATTTCCCTTAAACCTACCAGatccatatataaataaacaagtATATGAAAGAATATTGAAATTAAATACTGATAGAAATAAAATCCTACACACAAATATTcttgaaaattataattttaattggaacaaaaaaaaagatcaaAGTGAACAAATTATGAATGAAGatcataatttaattaataccAAAAATTTTCTTGTACCTTACTATATGTCCGAAATGCAATTTTGGAAATcctattttttcaatattgatattatttataatgaaaTTGCAGATGatatttttgataataaatttaatatattagataATTATCCAACaacaaaaattatgaataatGATATTTGTAAAGATCATGTAAAGGATAATACATTTacggaaaaaaaaaatgaacatacggaaaataaaaatagctacccagatgataaaaatagctacctagaaaataaaaacagCTATCTAGAAAATAAACACAGCTAcctagaaaataaaaatagctacccagaaaataaaaacagctacctagaaaataaaaatagctATCCACACAATGaacaaaaaacaaatgaaataaatcctaaaaataattataacataaaaattaaaaatacaatGATTAGTAAACCCAACGATCAAAATAAAGACCATCCCTTTTTAAACGATGAAGAATATTGTtcagaaataaataaacatattaataaCGAAGAGAagcattttataaataaagaaaaagaatataattctTGTGCAGTATTAAAGGATGTGTCCATTAAAAATAaggatgaaaatattaaaaatgactTTATAACAAATGAAAATGTTGACGATGAAAAGAATAACAATAACTTATATGACAGCAATTCAATAACATCTTATGAAGatgtttatatgaaaaagacaaatataaatggaataaaaatatatatggataatgatatatacatGGACCTAAGTGAAAAATCTAATaactttaaaaatatattgaataacactaaaaaaacatatgataaaaataatggtgatgataataaaattaattatgataactatgttaataatacagatgatatattatttttttcaaataatggGGAACAAtctgaaaataaattaaatgaggcaagtaaatatacaaatattaaagaagacaatgaacaaaatatatgtcCATCAGATagcaatatatatttaaaagatatgtctaacataaaaataaaaaataatgattttcaaaaaatttcTGAATTTAATACAAAATTTCTGGATGAAATAAGTGAGGCAAATAGAAGTGTAAATGAATTAGAGGAACCGAAAAGTGATTTTTTTGATTcttcaaatataaataaagaatttaatgatataaacgattcaaaaatgatatatactAAAAATGacataattaataaaaatataaatcctTTAGACGTACAAAatcttattaatataagTGAAACAATTGAAGAAAacaaagatgaaaaaaatgaagaaaaaaatgaagaaatcaTTAACGAAGAGAAGGACGAAAAGGAAGATTCAAATAGTGATAATATACtatctaataaaaataatatatatgtacatcataatattaatgttgAAATTGATACTAAGAGAGAAGAAGAATTATTTGTTTCtgatcatttaaaaaatgatactgatgatattgtaaaaaaagatgatataaatttaGACGTATTAAATTTGGTAGATAATATGGAATTTGAtatagatgaaaataaatttaacaAAGAAGAATTGGAGCAATTTGAAAAGGATATTTTAAACATGTAA
- a CDS encoding type II NADH:ubiquinone oxidoreductase — translation MLVRFRKCGQTNIFRSISNIRKIYNEGNNLKKNTDVERKEKIIILGSGWGGFNFLLNIDFKKYDVTLISPRNYFTFTPLLPCLCSGTLSVNVCTESIRNFLRKKNGYTGNYLQLECTDVFYEDKYINCIDVENNKVKLFYDYLIIAVGAKTNTFNINGVDKYAYFVKDIDDALKIRRKFLDNLEKCTLPNISNEEKKNMLHVAVVGGGPTGVEVTAEFADFINTEVKINYKDIFNFISISIIEGGNNLLPTFTQNISDFTKKNFHNLNINVLTNYYVIDVDKHNFYIQSSVNKNEKKKLSYGLLIWASGLAQTSLIKNFLKKIPQQVNNPILNVDEKLRVIGIPSNNIYAIGDCKKIQPKLLHEHTNEIIKILTGNKLTSEALKLKQSELTKTFPQLSISKWDYEKNKKGEMTPEQFHDYLYQIDKNYKSPTPTAQNAKQEAYYLSNVFNNFLNTNQKFNIPSFIEKWKGSLAYIGNHQVVADLPYYELKGGRFSSTFWKAVYIQLLLSWKSRFHFFFDFIKTKWYGRPFIK, via the coding sequence atgttagTAAGGTTCAGGAAATGTGGACAAACTAACATATTTAGAAGTATATCAAATATacgtaaaatatataatgaaggaaataatttaaaaaagaatacaGATGtagaaagaaaagaaaagattattattttagGTTCAGGATGGGGTGGTTTTAAtttcttattaaatatagattttaaaaaatatgacgTAACTTTAATATCTCCTCGTAATTATTTTACGTTTACTCCTTTATTACCATGTTTATGCAGTGGAACATTAAGTGTAAATGTCTGTACAGAAAGTATTCGtaattttttaagaaaaaaaaatgggtACACTGGGAATTATTTGCAATTAGAATGTACTGATGTTTTTTatgaagataaatatattaattgtatagatgttgaaaataataaagtgaaattattttatgattatttaattatagcTGTAGGTGCCAAAACaaatacatttaatattaatggtGTAGATAAATATGCATATTTTGTGAAAGATATTGATGATGCTTTAAAAATTAGAAGAAAGTTTTTAGATAATCTGGAAAAGTGTACATTAccaaatatatcaaatgaagaaaaaaagaatatgttACATGTTGCTGTTGTAGGTGGGGGTCCTACAGGTGTTGAAGTTACAGCAGAATTTGCtgattttattaatacagaagttaaaataaattataaagacatttttaattttatatcaatTAGTATTATAGAAGGaggaaataatttattaccaACATTTACACAAAATATTTCagattttacaaaaaaaaattttcataatctaaatattaatgtattaacaaattattatgtaataGATGTAGAtaaacataatttttatatacaatcaagtgttaataaaaatgaaaaaaaaaaactttcaTATGGTCTTCTTATTTGGGCTAGTGGATTAGCACAAACAAgtcttataaaaaatttcttaaaaaaaatacctCAACAAGTAAATAATCCAATTTTAAATGTAGATGAAAAATTAAGAGTTATTGGTATCCCatctaataatatttatgctATAGGTGActgtaaaaaaatacaacCAAAATTATTACATGAACATACAAATgaaattatcaaaatattaaCAGGTAATAAATTAACTTCTGAAGCCctaaaattaaaacaatCTGAATTAACTAAAACATTTCCTCAATTAAGTATATCAAAATGGgattatgaaaaaaacaaaaaaggtGAAATGACTCCTGAACAATTTcatgattatttatatcaaatcgataaaaattataaatcaCCTACACCTACAGCACAAAATGCTAAACAAGAAGCTTATTATCTATCGAATGTATTtaacaattttttaaatactaatcaaaaatttaatattccATCATTTATAGAAAAATGGAAAGGATCATTAGCATATATAGGTAATCATCAAGTTGTTGCTGATTTACCTTATTATGAATTAAAAGGAGGAAGATTTTCTTCCACTTTTTGGAAAGctgtatatatacaattattgTTATCATGGAAATCGaggtttcattttttcttcgATTTTATTAAGACTAAATGGTATGGTCGTCCTTTCATCAAATAA
- a CDS encoding ribonuclease H2 subunit C, putative, which yields MISFFNEDTKEEEKLLQEILESKNDKIPNIIKEIVTSNLSKRNTLEKKEESSCVKNEEIYYDRGQFEDIECNKDNIKEHIKYSNNNIYNSNNCNIALNYSNEELLNLKVDTNIFPFHIKKNGKINADIFFIPYNSIDDEDVITEYTYSYNYYDIYSENIEQVNKSFHSNKKRKIMKNKNDNSNNEFFIKKEINEDNNDIENKKNINSNEIKNKRTNFQKLLVHFRGRLFIGCHINYSYFKIKTYLAMIKDHEDIDDTQNMPLLNYVNKNIQTYNLIQNATYWKQDEYPDYTDQNIQKLFFFLILTPLNNYNEESELNNDVVF from the coding sequence atgatttctttttttaacgAAGAtacaaaagaagaagaaaaattattacaaGAAATATTAGAGAGTAAGAATGATAAAATaccaaatataataaaagaaatagtGACCTCTAATTTATCAAAGCGTAATACACTGGAAAAAAAAGAGGAATCGTCATGtgtaaaaaatgaagagaTATACTATGATAGAGGACAATTTGAAGATATAGAAtgtaataaagataatataaaggaACATATAAAGTactcaaataataatatatataatagtaataattgtaatataGCTTTAAATTATAGTAATGAAGAGTTATTAAATCTTAAAGTggatacaaatatatttccttttcatataaaaaagaatggtAAAATAAATgctgatattttttttataccttATAATAGTatagatgatgaagatgtaATAACAGAATATACATAtagttataattattatgatatatattctgAAAATATTGAACAAGTTAATAAATCTTTtcattcaaataaaaaaaggaaaataatgaaaaataaaaatgataattcaaataatgaatttttcataaagaaagaaataaatgaagataataatgacatagaaaacaaaaaaaatataaattccaATGAAATCAAAAACAAAAGAACTAACTTCCAAAAATTATTAGTTCATTTTAGAGGGAGACTATTTATTGGAtgtcatataaattattcatattttaaaataaaaacatatttagCAATGATAAAAGATCATGAAGACATAGATGATACACAAAATATGCCACTTTTAAattatgttaataaaaacatacaaacatataatttaattcaaAATGCTACATATTGGAAACAAGATGAATATCCTGATTATACTGatcaaaatatacaaaaactTTTCTTCTTTCTAATTCTAACACCtttaaataattacaatGAAGAGAgtgaattaaataatgacGTTGTTTTTTGA
- a CDS encoding SUMO-conjugating enzyme UBC9, translated as MSIAKKRLAQERAEWRKDHPAGFSAKYSPMSDGKGLDIMKWICKIPGKKGGLWEGGEYPLTMEFTEDYPSKPPKCKFTTVLFHPNIYPSGTVCLSILNEDEDWKPSITIKQILLGIQDLLDNPNPNSPAQAEPFLLYQQDRDSYEKKVKKQALEFRPKD; from the exons ATGTCTATTGCTAAGAAAAGGTTAGCACAAGAAAGGGCTGAGTGGAGAAAAGATCACCCTGCCGGATTCTCAGCAAAATATAGTCCCATGAGTGATGGCAAGGGTTTAGATATAATGAAATGGATTTGTAAAATACCAGGAAAAAAg ggAGGTTTATGGGAAGGTGGTGAATATCCTTTAACTATGGAATTTACAGAAGACTATCCTAGTAAACCCCCAAAATGTAAATTTACTACAGTCTTATTTCATCCGAATATTTATCCGTCag GTACTGTTTGTTTATCCATTCTCAATGAAGATGAAGATTGGAAACCTTCCATAACGATAAAACAAATACTTTTAGGAATACAA gATTTGTTGGATAACCCTAACCCTAATTCGCCTGCTCAGGCAGAGCCTTTCCTTTTATATCAACAAGACAGAGATTCTTATGAAAAGAAAGTTAAAAAACAAGCCTTAGAATTTAGACCAAAGGATTAA